A region from the Rhodamnia argentea isolate NSW1041297 chromosome 7, ASM2092103v1, whole genome shotgun sequence genome encodes:
- the LOC115745870 gene encoding PRA1 family protein B4-like, whose amino-acid sequence MSSPAVLPISNPQPTTGGAVAAASSAQSQPPIATPALRSFINHLSNSLNHGLSQRRPWAELVDRSAFSKPDSLSDAALRVRKNYSYFRVNYLTVVAAVLAFSLVTNPFSLLLLAALLAAWLFLYLFRPADSPLVLFGRTYSDRETLGVLIVLSVVVIFLTSVGSVLISALLAGVAVVCAHGAFRVPEDLFLDEQENPSTGFLSFLGGAASNAAAAAAPAVAARV is encoded by the coding sequence ATGTCGTCGCCTGCAGTCCTCCCCATCTCCAACCCCCAACCCACCACTGGCGGCGCCGTGGCCGCCGCCAGCTCCGCCCAGTCGCAGCCCCCGATCGCTACCCCGGCCCTCCGCTCCTTCATCAACCACCTCTCCAATTCCCTCAACCACGGCCTCTCCCAGCGCCGCCCCTGGGCCGAGCTCGTCGACCGCTCCGCCTTCTCCAAGCCCGACTCCCTCTCCGACGCGGCCCTCCGCGTCCGGAAGAACTACTCCTACTTCCGCGTCAACTACCTCACCGTCGTCGCCGCCGTCCTCGCCTTCTCCCTCGTCACCAACCCgttctccctcctcctcctcgccgccCTCCTCGCCGCCTGGCTCTTCCTCTACCTCTTCCGCCCCGCCGACTCCCCCCTCGTCCTCTTCGGCCGCACCTACTCCGACCGCGAGACCCTCGGCGTCCTCATCGTCCTCAGCGTCGTCGTCATCTTCCTCACCAGCGTAGGATCCGTCCTCATCTCCGCCCTCCTCGCCGGGGTAGCCGTCGTCTGCGCCCATGGAGCCTTTAGGGTTCCCGAGGACCTCTTCCTCGACGAGCAGGAGAACCCCTCCACCGGATTCCTCTCCTTCCTCGGCGGCGCTGCCTCCAAtgccgccgccgcagccgccCCTGCTGTCGCCGCCCGCGTCTGA
- the LOC115745868 gene encoding probably inactive leucine-rich repeat receptor-like protein kinase IMK2 — MERECSRHDYARFLLSFLLLAVPSSAAAHPRHVQWDGVVVTQADYQALRAIKHELIDSLGVLRSWNDSGYGACSGGWAGIKCVKGQVIAVQLPWKGLGGRVSEKIGQLRALRKLSLHDNLLAGTVPFSLGFLPDLRGVYLFNNRLSGTIPPSIGNCPLLQALDLSNNLLSGTIPPSLANSTKLLRLNLSFNSISGPIPSVVSRSAAIAILALDHNNISGPIPASITKLGTLKILSLSHNQIGRTIPSDIGELSELEELDLSFNAINGSLPSSLFNISSLAVLDLEGNRLDSEIPENLSVLRNLSELNLKNNHFKGPIPSSIGNFSSIVRLDLSENNFTGQIPASLVSLPNLTSFNVSYNNLSGAVPTALSRRFNSSSFVGNLQLCGFSTSTPCPASSPPQQAPPSPSPERSSHRGRHLSTKDIVLIAAGILLAILLLLCLVLLCCLIRKRAASKKNGKPEKAAAGGGISEKATASREVESGDIGGKLVHFDGPFVFTADDLLCATAEIMGKSAYGTAYKATLEDGNEVAVKRLREKMTKGQKEFEAEAGALGRIRHPNLLALRAYYLGPKGEKLLVFDYMSMGSLASFLHARGPETTVDWPTRMSIAVGVARGLHHLHTQENIVHGNLTSTNILLDHHVVPHIADYGLSRLMTTSASTTVVATAGAIGYAAPELAKTKKPTAKTDVYSLGVVFLELLTGKSPSEGPNGEDLPQWVASIVKEEWTNEVFDLELMRETPAIGDELLNTLKLALHCVDPSPPARPDVEQVLRQLEEIKPEVAAGAKDDEARAESPDE, encoded by the exons ATGGAACGCGAGTGCTCTCGACATGATTACGCCCGGTTCTTGCTCTCCTTCCTCCTGCTTGCCGTCccgtcctccgccgccgcccatcCGCGGCACGTCCAGTGGGACGGCGTGGTCGTGACGCAGGCCGACTACCAGGCCCTCCGGGCCATCAAGCACGAGCTCATCGACTCCCTCGGCGTCCTCCGCAGCTGGAACGACAGCGGCTACGGCGCGTGCTCCGGCGGCTGGGCGGGCATTAAGTGCGTCAAGGGCCAGGTCATCGCTGTGCAGCTCCCTTGGAAGGGCCTCGGCGGCCGGGTCTCCGAGAAGATCGGGCAGCTCCGGGCACTCCGGAAGCTCAGCCTCCACGACAACCTCCTCGCCGGCACCGTCCCTTTCTCCCTCGGGTTCCTCCCCGACCTCCGAGGGGTCTATCTGTTCAACAACCGACTCTCGGGGACTATCCCTCCTTCCATCGGTAACTGTCCTCTCCTTCAGGCTCTCGACTTGAGCAATAATTTGCTATCGGGGACGATTCCCCCGAGCCTCGCCAACTCCACCAAGTTGCTGCGGCTCAATTTGAGCTTCAATTCCATCTCTGGGCCGATCCCGAGCGTCGTCAGTCGGTCTGCTGCTATCGCCATTCTTGCTCTTGACCACAACAACATCTCTGGACCGATCCCGGCCTCCATCACCAAGTTGGGTACACTTAAAATACTCTCTCTGAGCCACAACCAGATTGGAAGAACCATACCAAGTGACATAGGGGAGCTTTCTGAACTCGAGGAATTGGACTTGTCATTCAATGCCATCAATGGAAGCTTGCCCTCCAGCCTCTTCAACATATCGTCTCTTGCGGTGCTGGACTTAGAGGGAAATCGCCTCGACAGCGAAATCCCAGAGAATTTGAGCGTGTTGCGGAACCTTTCTGAGCTCAATTTGAAGAACAATCACTTCAAGGGGCCAATACCTTCGAGCATCGGTAACTTCTCCAGCATTGTCCGGCTCGATCTCTCTGAGAATAACTTCACCGGCCAAATCCCGGCTTCGCTGGTCAGTTTGCCCAATCTCACTTCCTTCAATGTGTCCTACAACAACCTCTCTGGTGCCGTCCCCACCGCTCTCTCCAGGAGGTTCAACTCGAGCTCCTTTGTGGGGAACCTCCAGCTCTGCGGCTTCAGCACTTCGACTCCATGCCCGGCCAGCTCTCCGCCGCAACAAGCCCCTCCATCTCCATCCCCAGAGCGGTCTAGTCACCGAGGCCGCCACCTCAGCACCAAAGACATAGTCCTCATTGCGGCGGGGATCCTCCTAGCGATCCTGCTCCTGCTCTGCCTCGTCCTGCTCTGCTGCTTGATCAGGAAAAGGGCGGCCTCCAAGAAGAACGGGAAGCCCGAGAAAGCCGCCGCCGGCGGGGGGATCTCCGAGAAGGCGACTGCATCCCGGGAGGTCGAGTCTGGCGACATTGGCGGGAAGCTGGTCCACTTCGATGGGCCTTTCGTGTTCACGGCCGACGACCTGCTGTGCGCTACGGCAGAGATCATGGGGAAGAGCGCATACGGAACCGCCTACAAGGCGACGCTGGAGGACGGGAACGAGGTGGCGGTGAAGAGACTGAGAGAGAAGATGACCAAGGGACAGAAGGAGTTCGAAGCCGAGGCCGGCGCTCTCGGCCGGATTCGACACCCGAATCTCTTGGCGCTCAGGGCCTATTACTTGGGTCCCAAGGGAGAGAAGCTTCTCGTGTTCGATTACATGTCCATGGGAAGCCTCGCTTCGTTTCTCCACG CTCGGGGACCTGAGACCACCGTTGACTGGCCGACGAGAATGAGCATCGCCGTCGGGGTGGCACGTGGGCTGCACCACCTCCACACCCAGGAGAACATCGTCCACGGCAACCTCACCTCCACCAACATCCTCCTCGACCACCACGTCGTCCCCCACATCGCCGACTACGGCCTCTCCCGCCTCATGACCACCTCCGCCTCCACCACCGTCGTCGCCACCGCCGGCGCAATCGGGTACGCCGCGCCGGAGCTCGCCAAGACCAAGAAGCCCACTGCCAAGACTGACGTCTACAGCCTCGGCGTTGTCTTCCTGGAGCTCCTCACCGGGAAGTCCCCCAGCGAGGGCCCCAACGGCGAGGACCTGCCGCAGTGGGTGGCGTCGATCGTGAAGGAGGAGTGGACGAACGAGGTGTTTGATCTGGAGCTCATGAGGGAGACGCCGGCCATCGGCGACGAGCTGCTCAACACTCTGAAGCTGGCCCTCCACTGCGTCGACCCGTCCCCGCCGGCGAGGCCGGACGTGGAGCAGGTTCTGAGGCAGTTGGAGGAGATTAAGCCGGAAGTAGCCGCCGGAGCTAAGGACGACGAAGCGAGGGCCGAATCTCCCGATGAATGA